The DNA window CGGAGAACAAATTATGATTCGTATGTTAGCTTCTTTATCTAGAGTTAATCAATCTAAAATTCGAACTGGCCAACTAAATGATGAAGAATGGAGTAGAATATCTAGTATTATAAGTATTTTATTAAAAAAAAAAAATATCTATATAGATGATTCATCCGGACTTACTCCAAATGAAGTTCGTTCTCGTTCACGTAAAATATATAGAAAAAATAATGGATTAAGTTTAATTATGATTGATTATCTTCAATTAATAAAAATACCAGCATTATCAGGAAATAGAACTTTAGAAATAGCTGAAATTTCTAGAACATTAAAAGCATTAGCAAAAGAATTAAATATTCCTATTATTGCTTTATCCCAATTAAACCGATCGCTAGAACAAAGATCTGATAAAAGACCTGTTAATTCAGATCTTAGAGAATCAGGTTCATTAGAACAAGATGCAGATTTAATCTTATTCATTTATAGAGACGAAATCTATCATGAAAATAGTGAATTTAAAGGCATTGCTGAAATTATCATCGGTAAACAACGAAACGGGCCTACCGGCACTATTCGGTTAACATTTAACGGTCAATGGTCTAGATTCGATAATTATACTAATCAAAAATATCATCTTTGATAAAAAATAATAATTAATATTTTATATTATGAAAATAATATATTTTATATATAAAACAATATCCATGATAATTATTTAATTTAATGAATAATTATCATGGACATGATAAATAATTTTATTTATGTACACATATCAGTAAAATTATTTATAATCTGTTTATTAACTTAATGTATGCTATATTATATATATTATATTTAATAATATTAGTTAATATAAAATACGACTATGTGATAATATAAATGCTATTAACTTAACATCCATAATAAATATTATTAAAATAAAAATATGATCGTATTATCTATTGATTACGGCACTAAAATTATCGGTGTAGCTATGGCAGAAACAAAATTAAACTATTCTGTTCCACTACAATCCATTGCTAACGATAAAAAAAATATGTTTTGGGAAAAAATTAACACTACAATTAATTATTGGAATCCAAAATATATAATTATCGGATATCCATACAATATAAATAAAAAAATAAATAAAAAAATTAAAAAATTTAGCAAAATACTACATAAAAAATA is part of the Buchnera aphidicola (Cinara cuneomaculata) genome and encodes:
- the ruvX gene encoding Holliday junction resolvase RuvX; amino-acid sequence: MIVLSIDYGTKIIGVAMAETKLNYSVPLQSIANDKKNMFWEKINTTINYWNPKYIIIGYPYNINKKINKKIKKFSKILHKKYNKHIILYNENYSTTEANFFLKNYVKKKNHSYCIHSVAAKIILDSWLTTQHNSK